Proteins co-encoded in one Metabacillus sp. KUDC1714 genomic window:
- a CDS encoding SepM family pheromone-processing serine protease: MKSKTIFRSLILLAMIVLIMTFIKLPYYVTQPGMASELEPIVEVQNGFEDEEGSFSLTTVRFGRANPLTYMWAKLHDYYYIHPLEEIKREDETDEEYYNRQLHMMEASQESAITIAYKKANKQVDYTFHGIYVDGIVKDMPAADVLKVGDRIYKVDNKDFQTAEEFIEYVGKKKAGDELAITFEREEKQKQAKIKLAPFTEDPKKVGIGISLITDRQIEVEPDIKLNTKEIGGPSAGLMISLEIYNQLTEKDLTKGYDIAGTGTINTEGEVGPIGGISQKIVAADKAGIEIFFAPNENDSPTSNYKEAIEVGEKIKTEMKIIPIDTFEEAVEYLTKLKEKG, from the coding sequence ATGAAAAGTAAAACTATATTTCGTTCTCTTATCTTGTTAGCAATGATTGTACTAATCATGACATTTATTAAGCTTCCTTATTACGTAACACAACCAGGAATGGCTTCAGAACTAGAGCCGATCGTGGAGGTTCAAAATGGATTTGAAGATGAAGAGGGAAGCTTTTCTTTAACAACTGTTCGGTTTGGAAGAGCAAATCCGTTAACTTATATGTGGGCAAAGCTACATGATTATTATTACATCCATCCTCTAGAGGAAATTAAAAGAGAAGATGAGACAGATGAAGAGTACTATAATAGACAATTACATATGATGGAAGCATCACAGGAATCAGCGATTACTATTGCTTATAAAAAAGCAAATAAACAAGTTGATTATACATTCCACGGTATATATGTTGATGGAATTGTAAAAGACATGCCTGCTGCAGATGTCCTAAAAGTGGGAGATCGAATTTATAAAGTGGACAATAAGGATTTTCAAACGGCAGAAGAATTTATCGAGTATGTTGGTAAAAAGAAAGCCGGAGATGAACTAGCAATTACCTTTGAAAGAGAAGAAAAGCAAAAACAAGCAAAAATTAAGCTGGCACCATTTACAGAGGATCCTAAAAAGGTAGGGATTGGAATTTCACTAATCACGGATCGACAAATAGAAGTAGAGCCGGATATTAAACTAAATACAAAGGAAATAGGAGGGCCTTCAGCAGGATTGATGATCTCACTTGAAATATATAACCAGCTAACAGAAAAGGATTTGACGAAAGGCTATGATATCGCAGGTACAGGAACAATTAACACAGAAGGAGAAGTTGGTCCAATCGGAGGGATATCACAAAAAATTGTTGCCGCAGACAAAGCAGGGATAGAAATTTTCTTTGCACCAAATGAAAATGACAGCCCTACATCAAATTATAAAGAGGCTATAGAAGTTGGAGAAAAGATCAAAACAGAAATGAAGATAATTCCGATTGATACATTTGAAGAAGCAGTAGAATATTTAACGAAACTTAAAGAGAAAGGATGA